A single Drechmeria coniospora strain ARSEF 6962 chromosome 03, whole genome shotgun sequence DNA region contains:
- a CDS encoding autophagy protein Atg13: MHQQARAPARLSSPPSSQPSQSRNSSTREALQGNRQRAGSTVSGVDAMSPSGTENVPAIGPPAESVKKLDQIVQNFYAKAAVLILDARIKVTTTRNANGMSKTNKWFQIETDEIDDFRDEFKVWKTCGSLENQPPTMIIEVYLDLSLLRESQSLVMIDDDGKRWNVSEQLSASASSTASNSPSGALGSAEVVLERWRVELKSTHTKLVDDFGPVLPTIYKKAIVFFRTLFMKTRLNPVWKVVGAAPSAHPALVPRCRIRTSEPHRSSHDPLRQSLDGHPDPVSEYMFGDLDVPVGRLRASVAYRNCCRFRVDDSESLLSSHFMRADENFFKPSLPPHGGREHEATAGLASLRSNHRAPDPAEIPQTYGSLSTFHTDQRVGTSPISALRAVKPPGSDTSSPPASFPSYHGIDPPNSLPIRASSTRVPVRHGDGHARRTSISTFQPFKAGSLSGSPVPRTMDPESPVSTHALSRPSLISGSRPRTRSSLTAGMPSSLRGGPPATTAADPLVIGSPRPSSTSRYSSSFTHRRARLSMGGASKGGDEENSSGRQSLASSLAQPGSGLLAEAGPASSGSIHAEGDDISDFLKALDSKKTLKSFEPAKKGESATNRTVAQLSRFRMMRDSHNALGDSMTSSMQMQRSSSTSSRQLPSVPSMTVPPSMSTSTSPGKPASPHTPHTPAIPSRLSENSIIDYGATGRVPAASRRPQEPTVAEVSRENSAVQDGTPAMDIPLSPLLNSYQRRSSSVAQKNRTLIEVDENELAFAAGHRSISLGASDREPPTLSTLLGRQMELESSSAGRDNVPTGLQPAAEIQPSGSGSSEVMQRGSAEASLPDGLIRTSAPSSSPLPRRRYAGMAAAARETPRRSSRGSITGSSSKLGRPDDESEEPLVFDLSEMEAHGRRSLEEARAGRNLSLERSAGEQRGTTRRGWT; encoded by the exons ATGCATCAGCAAGCCCGAGCACCTGCGAGGCTCTCCTCGCCCCCTTCGTCACAGCCGAGCCAATCTCGAAATAGCAGCACGAGAGAGGCACTCCAAGGGAACCGTCAGCGTGCCGGCTCTACCGTCTCCGGGGTGGACGCCATGAGCCCTTCGGGAACGGAAAATGTCCCAGCCATTGGTCCTCCCGCCGAGTCCGTCAAGAAGCTCGATCAGATTGTCCAA AACTTCTATGCCAAGGCTgccgtcctcatcctcgacgcgCGCATAAAGgtcacgacgacgcggaATGCAAATGGCATGTCGAAGACGAATAAATGG TTCCAAATCGAAACGGACGAGATAGACGACTTTCGAGACGAGTTCAAGGTGTGGAAGACGTGCGGCAGCCTCGAGAACCAGCCTCCGACGATGATCATCGAAGTCTACCTCGACCTGTCGCTCCTGAGAGAAAGCCAAAGCCTCGTGATGattgatgacgacggcaagcGGTGGAATGTCAGCGAACAGCTGAGtgcctcggcttcgtcgaccgCCAGCAACTCGCCCAGCGGCGCCCTCGGAAgcgccgaggtcgtcctcgagcgaTGGCGGGTGGAGTTGAAGTCGACGCACaccaagctcgtcgacgacttcggcCCTGTTTTGCCAACCATCTACAAGAAGGCCATCGTCTTCTTCAGAACGCTATTCATGAAAACCCGGCTGAACCCGGTGTGGAAGGTTGTCGGCGCCGCGCCGAGTGCACATCCCGCCCTCGTACCTCGCTGCCGAATTCGGACGTCGGAGCCGCACCGATCGAGTCACGACCCGCTACGGCAGTCTCTCGATGGCCACCCGGACCCCGTGTCCGAGTACATGTTtggcgacctcgacgtccCCGTCGGCCGCTTGCGGGCCTCGGTCGCCTACCGAAACTGCTGTCGGTTTCGCGTCGACGACTCCGAGTCGCTGCTGAGCTCCCACTTCATGAGAGCCGACGAGAACTTCTTCaagccgtcgttgccgccccacggaggacgagagcacgaggcgacggcggggctGGCCTCGCTTCGTTCCAACCACCGAGCGCCCGACCCTGCCGAGATACCCCAGACCTACGGCAGCCTCTCGACCTTTCACACCGACCAACGCGTGGGCACGAGCCCGATATCAGCCCTGAGAGCTGTGAAGCCTCCCGGATCGGATACGAGTTCTCCTCCGGCATCGTTCCCCTCCTACCATGGCATCGACCCGCCCAACTCTCTGCCCATCCGTGCGTCCTCCACTCGCGTTCCCGTTCGCCATGGGGACGGGCACGCGAGGAGGACATCCATATCCACCTTCCAGCCGTTCAAGGCTGGATCCTTGTCCGGCTCCCCTGTTCCGCGCACCATGGACCCTGAATCGCCCGTGTCGACGCACGCGCTCAGCCGCCCGAGTTTGATATCCGGCTCTCGACCCAGGACTCGCTCGTCGCTGACGGCGGGCATGCCCTCGTCACTTCGTGGAGGCCCGCCGGCCACGACCGCCGCGGACCCGCTGGTGATCGGATCGCCTcggccaagctcgacgagccgctACAGCAGCAGCTTCACCCATCGCCGCGCCCGCTTGTCCATGGGCGGTGCGAGCAAGGGCGGTGATGAGGAGAACAGCAGTGGACGCCAGAGCCTCGCTTCGTCCCTGGCGCAGCCCGGATCCgggctcctcgccgaggcgggaCCTGCCAGTTCCGGTTCGATCCATGCGGAGGGGGACGACATTTCCGACTTCCTCAAGGCCCTCGACAGCAAGAAGACGCTCAAGAGCTTCGAGCCGGCGAAGAAGGGGGAATCGGCAACGAACAGGACGGTGGCGCAGCTTTCCCGGTTTCGCATGATGAGGGACTCGCACAATGCGCTCGGCGACTCcatgacgtcgtcgatgcagatgcagcgctcctcgagcacctcgagcCGACAGCTGCCGAGCGTACCTAGCATGACCGTCCCGCCGTCCATGTCCACGTCCACGTCGCCCGGCAAACCGGCATCGCCGCACACGCCGCACACGCCGGCGATTCCTTCCCGGCTCAGCGAAAACTCCATCATCGACTACGGTGCCACCGGACGTGTTCCCGCGGCGAGCAGACGTCCCCAGGAGCCAACGGTGGCGGAAGTCAGCAGGGAGAATAGCGCGGTCCAGGATGGCACGCCGGCCATGGACATACCTCTATCGCCGCTTCTCAACTCGTACCAGCGCCGGTCGAGCTCGGTCGCCCAAAAGAATCGGACCTTAATCGAAGTGGACGAAAATGAGTTGGCCTTTGCCGCGGGACATCGGAGCATCAGCCTCGGCGCCAGCGACCGagagccgccgacgctgagCACCCTGTTGGGGCGGCAGATGGAACTGGAGAGCAGCTCGGCCGGGCGAGACAACGTCCCGACGGGACTccagcccgccgccgagattCAGCCTTCCGGTTCCGGATCGTCCGAGGTTATGCAGCGCGGGTCCGCCGAAGCAAGCCTGCCCGACGGTCTCATTCGAACTTCCGCCCCATCCAGCTCCCCCCTTCCGAGGAGGCGCTACGCAGGcatggcggccgcggcgagggagacgCCTCGACGATCCTCTCGCGGCAGCATCACCGGATCCTCGAGCAAGCTTGGGCGTCCCGACGATGAGTCCGAAGAACCGCTGGTGTTTGATCTGTCCGAGATGGAGGCTCACGGACGACGAAGTCTCGAGGAGGCTCGAGCCGGTCGCAACCTCAGTCTCGAGAGgagcgccggcgagcagcgcGGAACGACGCGACGGGGGTGGACCTGA
- a CDS encoding Class E vacuolar protein-sorting machinery protein hse-1, which translates to MFRAATSSPFDEVVAKATDENLTSEDWGAIIEVCDKVSGDENGPKEAVQSLIKRLAHRNANVQLYTLELAHALCQNCGKPVHREVSSRAFTEALLKLANDRNTHAQVKAKILEKMQDWSDMFSKDPELGIMYDAYHRLKQSNPTLQPPSAPQKQGLTQSDRQKEEDELQMALKLSLQEEERKKSAPTGAGSQAAGPGRAAESTAVPVVPAGTTAATVSRVRALYDFTPTETGELEFKKGDVIAVLESVYKDWWRGSLKGKTGIFPLNYVEKLSDPTPDELQREAQMEAEVFAEIKNVEKLLTLLSASNTGPREEDNEEISKLYHQTLAIRPKLIKLIEKYSQKKDDFTQLNEKFIKARRDYEALLESSMSHPPQHNYHQYAMRPAPPGHGYPSSGSYSSQGQPPQDGQYFSQGRPTDHQHHQAPYQTSSPPPNFPAQGTSAPFYVAGSEIPPQPQGGPQQYPPRDQSPARAGSHSKQQTSPPPQAFNPQSAAHAPSNPYAQPPPGQQRPHSTYGAQELATSVYDSPMAPHNPAMSSQQEANSQAASGPTAPYAKPPQQYQSYNPPEQPPPLVPAGQSQAHNPPLSSPTSQSHGAVYGSHHAPPGPNAGGEQIQYKPYTPAAEGPTAPNPNDYYR; encoded by the exons ATGTTCCGCGCAGCAACGTCGAGTCCGTTTGACGAAGTAGTCG CCAAGGCGACGGATGAGAACCTCACATCCGAGGACTGGGGCGCCATCATAGAGGTGTGCGACAAGGTGTCGGGAGACGAGAATGGACCGAAGGAGGCTGTCCAGAGCCTGATCAAGCGACTCGCTCATCGCAATGCCAACGTGCAACTGTACACTTTGGAG CTCGCCCACGCGCTGTGTCAAAACTGCGGCAAGCCAGTGCACAGAGAAGTTTCCAGTCGCGCGTTCACAGAAGCGCTGCTCAAATTAGCCAACGACCGCAACACGCACGCACAAGTCAAGGCCAAGATCCTCGAGAAGATGCAGGACTGGAGTGACATGTTCAGCAAAGACCCTGAACTCGGCATCATGTACGACGCCTACCACAGGCTGAAGCAGAGCAACCCGACGCTGCAACCCCCTAGCGCACCGCAGAAGCAAGGCCTGACGCAGTCTGACCGAcagaaggaggaggacgagctgcAGATGGCTCTCAAACTGAGTCTGCAGGAAGAAGAGCGCAAGAAGTCGGCGCCTACCGGTGCCGGCTCCCAGGCTGCAGGCCCAGGCCGGGCAGCAGAGTCGACAGCCGTGCCGGTGGTGCCTGCCGGTACGACTGCCGCCACCGTGAGCAGGGTGCGTGCCCTCTACGACTTTACGCCGACCGAGACGGGTGAGCTCGAGTTCAAAAAGGGGGATGTCATTGCCGTTCTCGAAAGCGTCTACAAGGATTGGTGGCGTGGCTCGTTGAAAGGCAAGACAGGCATCTTTCCGCTCAATTACGTCGAGAAACTTTCGGACCCGACGCCGGACGAGCTGCAGCGCGAGGCCCAGATGGAGGCCGAGGTCTTTGCCGAGATCAAGAACGTGGAGAAGCTGCTGACGTTGCTGAGCGCATCCAACACGGGGCCGCGAGAGGAGGACAACGAGGAGATTTCG AAACTGTACCACCAAACGCTCGCCATTCGGCCCAAGCTGATCAAGCTGATCGAAAAGTACTCGCAGAAGAAGG ATGACTTTACGCAGCTGAATGAAAAGTTCATCAAGGCTCGCAGGGACTACGAGGCGTTGCTCGAATCATCCATGTCGCATCCACCGCAACATAACTACCATCAGTACGCGATGAGGCCAGCACCGCCAGGCCATGGTTACCCTTCGAGCGGCAGCTACTCTTCTCAGGGGCAGCCGCCCCAAGACGGGCAATACTTCAGCCAAGGGCGCCCAACAG accaccagcaccaccagGCACCATACCAGACCTCCTCACCACCACCCAACTTTCCAGCTCAGGGTACGTCGGCACCTTTCTACGTCGCCGGCTCGGAAATTCCACCTCAGCCTCAGGGTGGCCCTCAGCAGTACCCTCCTCGAGATCAGTCCCCTGCTCGAGCGGGCTCGCATAGCAAGCAGCAAACGTCACCTCCGCCGCAGGCGTTCAACCCGCAGTCGGCCGCTCATGCGCCGTCAAATCCATACGCCCAACCTCCTCCCGGTCAGCAGCGACCGCACAGCACATATGGTGCCCAGGAACTGGCCACCTCTGTGTATGACTCGCCCATGGCGCCGCACAACCCTGCCATGTCTTCGCAACAGGAGGCGAACAGTCAAGCGGCAAGCGGTCCCACCGCACCATACGCCAAGCCGCCGCAGCAGTACCAAAGCTATAACCCTCCGGAACAGCCCCCCCCACTGGTTCCCGCAGGACAGTCTCAGGCTCACAATCCGCCCCTGTCGTCTCCGACGTCGCAAAGCCACGGCGCCGTGTACGGTTCGCATCATGCGCCGCCAGGTCCGAATGCGGGTGGCGAGCAGATCCAGTACAAGCCGTACACACCAGCGGCTGAGGGCCCCACAGCACCGAATCCGAATGACTACTATCGCTAG